CTTTTTCAATAGTATGTTCCAAGTTCCTTTAGATAATGAAGATCTGGTTTTAGGTTATGCTTCAGGAAGGATCCAACATAGTTTTTTATACCTATACCGCTCAGAAATAGTGTTAAGTATTTAGAATTCGACCAGAGCACTTCTAATTTATAGACCCGTAACAAACAAAGATTTGAATGATTAGTCAGtttttttttcaacttaaaaagTCCTTTCACTTTCATCACTTTCAAGGGATACAATTCATGATTTCAAAGTTTAaagaaacttattttcttcaaaaaagtatgtatattcaaaatttaagggacggcaaatatgaaaataagagCTTCTGTTCGtaaaatttgtgaaaaatGTCGACTGATACGTAGACGGGGGCGAATTATAGTAATTTGCTTTAACCCGAGACATAAACAAAGACAAGGATAATCTTGCTAAGCGGAAACGCTCTAAAGGATCTgatgtacaaataaaaaaatgtataaataaaaaaggatcTATTTTGACATGAAATGGATATATCCATAGACCCCTGacttatatttatgagataataaaatatggcAAAACCTTTACCAAGAATTGGTTCACGCAGGAATGGACGTATTGGTTCACGTAAGAGTGCGCATAAAATACCAAAAGGAGTTATTCATGTTCAAGCAAGTTTCAACAATACTATTGTGACCGTTACAGATGTACGGGGTCGAGTGATTTCTTGGTCCTCCGCCGGCACTTGTGGATTCAGGGGCACAAGAAGAGGAACGCCATTTGCAGCTCAAACCGCAGCAGGAAATGCTATTCGAACAGTAGTGGATCAAGGTATGCAACGGGCAGAAGTCATGATAAAAGGTCCTGGTCTCGGGCGAGATGCAGCATTAAGAGCTATTCgcagaagtggtatattattaAGCTTCGTCCGGGATGTAACCCCTATGCCACATAATGGCTGCAGGCCCCCTAAAAAAAGGCGtgtgtaaatataaatattgaagAGATTTCAAGAGAcaagagaaataaataattcaatgatttcaatattattatgattCGAGAGAAAGTAACAATATCTACTCGGACACTGCAGTGGAAATGTGTTGAATCAAGAACTGACAATAAGCGTCTTTTTTATGGACGCTTTATTCTGTCACCACTTATGAAAGGCCAAGCCGACACAATAGGCATTGCGACGCGAAGAGCTTTGCTTGGAGAAATCGAAGGAACATGTATCACACGTGcaaaatctgagaaaataccACACGAATTTTCGACTATAGCAGGTATTCAAGAATCAATAcatgaaattttaatgaatttgaaagaaattgtattGAGAAGCAATTTGTATGGAACTTGTGACGCGTCTATTTGTGTCAAGGGTCCTGGATATATAACTGCTCAAGACATCATTTTACCACCTTTGTAGAAATCATTGATAATACACAGCATATCGCTAGCCTAACGGAACCAATTGATTTGTGTATTGGATTACAAATCGAGAGAAATCGCGGCTATCGTATAAAACCGACAAATAACTTTCACGAGGGAAGTTATCCTATAGATGCTGTATTTATGCCTGTTCGAAATGCGAATCATAGTGTTCATTCTTATGGAAATGGGAATGAAAAGCAAGAGATACTTTTTCTCGAAATATGGACAAATGGGAGTTTAACTCCTAAAGAAGCACTTCATGAAGCCTCCCGGaatttgattgatttatttattccttttctacatgcagaagaagaaaacttccatttagaaaaaaatcaacaCAAGGTTACTTTACCTCTTTTTACCTTTTATGATAGATTgactaaattaagaaaaaatcaaaacgaaataacattaaaatacgTTTTTATTGACCAATCAGAATTGACTCCTAAGATCTATAATTGCCTCAAAAGATCCAATATACATACATTATCGGACcttttgaataagagtcaAGAAGATCTTATGAAAATTGAACATTTTCGTATAGACGATGTAAAACATATATTGGGTAttctagaaatagaaaaaaatttcgcaatttaatttttttaccaaagaataaaatataaatccgATAGATGTTATCTAGGGAGAATTCACTTTGAAGCGACTATTCCCTAGATAGACATACACAtcatgatattttattttacaattgaatcaatttaaaaaagacCTAAAGTTAGGATTTATCAATAGG
The Ricinus communis isolate WT05 ecotype wild-type unplaced genomic scaffold, ASM1957865v1 Ctg18, whole genome shotgun sequence DNA segment above includes these coding regions:
- the LOC125368769 gene encoding 30S ribosomal protein S11, chloroplastic, producing MAKPLPRIGSRRNGRIGSRKSAHKIPKGVIHVQASFNNTIVTVTDVRGRVISWSSAGTCGFRGTRRGTPFAAQTAAGNAIRTVVDQGMQRAEVMIKGPGLGRDAALRAIRRSGILLSFVRDVTPMPHNGCRPPKKRRV
- the LOC125368767 gene encoding LOW QUALITY PROTEIN: DNA-directed RNA polymerase subunit alpha-like (The sequence of the model RefSeq protein was modified relative to this genomic sequence to represent the inferred CDS: inserted 1 base in 1 codon) — translated: MIREKVTISTRTLQWKCVESRTDNKRLFYGRFILSPLMKGQADTIGIATRRALLGEIEGTCITRAKSEKIPHEFSTIAGIQESIHEILMNLKEIVLRSNLYGTCDASICVKGPGYITAQDIILPPXVEIIDNTQHIASLTEPIDLCIGLQIERNRGYRIKPTNNFHEGSYPIDAVFMPVRNANHSVHSYGNGNEKQEILFLEIWTNGSLTPKEALHEASRNLIDLFIPFLHAEEENFHLEKNQHKVTLPLFTFYDRLTKLRKNQNEITLKYVFIDQSELTPKIYNCLKRSNIHTLSDLLNKSQEDLMKIEHFRIDDVKHILGILEIEKNFAI